The genomic window TTTGGTTTTGTTACCAAAGAATTCGATGTATCCGCTTTTGCCGACGGCGAAATATTCTATCTGCGGTTTACTGCATTTGGAGAAGATTCCTGGAATATTGACGGATGGTATATTGACAATATCCAGGTTTCGGGCATTCTACCAGCTCCGGGATTGCTTAAAGGGGTGATTACCAGCTTAACAACCGGATTGCCAATAGAAAATGCTGAAGTCACGATTGATGGGACAGCCTTTTCAGCGCTGAGTGGCACAACCGGATACTACTCCATATCTAACATTCCGAAAGGAGTTTATAGTGCTACTATCACTGCTTCTGGTTACGAACCAATGACTGTCGCAGGGATTGAGATTCTTTCGGGTGTATCAACAGTGAGAGACTTTACGCTTGAGCCCATCCCACCGTCTTATTGCACCGAAAATCTTTATTCATTTGGTTGCACTGAAGGTGATGGATTTGACTATTTTGAGCTCCGTGATATTGTCAACGCCTCCTCAGGGTGCAGTGAAAACGGGTACGGCGATTTTACCCTGATAATCACCGATTTACCTCGGGGTTATGCCTACCCGGTATTTTTCTCTTCTGAATACACCGATCAGTATATCTCGCTTTGGATTGATTTTAACGACGACTTTGCGTTTAGTGCAAGCGAGAGGCTACTTACAGATTTTGTACTTGCTAATGCTTTTGAAATGTACCAGACGAACATCTTTATCCCCGGAGATGCCCCAACCGGCCAGCACCGGCTTAGGATTCGTTCGAACTGGGACGAAACCTCCACCGATCCCTGCTCCCAATATCAATACGGTGAGACAGAGGATTATACGATCTCAGTTACTACCGGTGTGCTGACAAGTTCACTTTTAGCAACCGTGACCTCAATTGCAAGTGGTGCACCGGTTGAAAGCGCAATGATAGAACTAACAGGGACCGAATGGATCGGTTTTACCGAGGAGGAAGGGATTTGCATCTTGCAGTGGATTATCCCCGGAAGCTATGATATCCAGGTATCTGCTTCTGGCTTTGAAACGATTACACTGTATGATCAATATCTTTTTGGTGGCGAAACAACAGCATTGGAATTTGAGCTGGAACCATTACCAGCGCTAACACATACCATCAGTATTCCCGCCGGCTGGAGCGGCTTGTCAAGTTACATTTACCCCGAAGTGACCAATCTCGAAACCTTATTTGCTCCTGTGGTTGAAGACCTTATCATCCTGAAATCGCTCACCGGGATGTATTGGCCTTCGCAAAATATCAATACACTGTTAAACTGGGAGCACCACGGCGCTTACATGATCAAAGTGGCTGAGGATATTGAATTCACTTTGACCGGTGATGCCGAAACCAACCACACCTGCTCCCTTATCGAGGGTTGGACAATGTTGCCTGTAGTGTGCAACCACAATCCGAACACCGAGAATCTTTTCTTTCCCGCGCTGGATAATCTTTTGCTTGTGAAAGAGATTGCCGGAACTGGCATCTACTGGCCGGCAATGGGCATCAACACCCTGCCGCAGCTCCAGATGGGCAAAGCTTATATGGTGAGGACAATGGCTGCCTGCAGCGTTACCTTCCCTGTAAATATCGAAAAAACAGAAATCGCAGTTAACCCAAAAAATCCCGTCAGTTGTGAGCTGTGGGAAAATCCTGTTCCAGGCGCCAGTTCTCACATCATCGCCATCCCGGAATCAGTTTGGACATCCAACGGTATTTCGGATGGCGATTTTATTGGCGCGTTTACTGCGGGTGGGGATTGTGCAGGATTGGCTGCACTAAACGGAACAACTGCACTGACAGTTTTTGGCGACGATCCAAAAACATTAGCCACAGAAGGATTTGCTGATGGTGAAACGATGAATTTCAAAATTTACCGACCGTCCAACATGAGTGTGTTTGATGTGGAAGTTGAATTCGAAACAGCTTACCATAACGGTCAGTTCAACCCACTGGGAATCTCAGTGGTCAATGGGATGAAAGCTATTTCAACCATAGCAGACAATGGAAAACTGACGCCACTTGTTTACCCAAATCCAACTTCAGGAAAAATTCAAATCACCGGAATTGCTTCCCCTTCAACAATACGAATTCACAATAACCGGGGGGAGGAAATTATGCAACAGATTGCTGTACAGCCTGAAACAGAATTTGACCTTGGTCACCTTCCACCAGGTATTTACCTGCTGCAAATCACAAACACATTGGGCATTTTCAAACAGAAGATAGTCGTTCATTAGCTTTGTTAGGTTTAAAGCTAAAGCCCCGCAATTTAGCAAGAGCGGGGCTTTTTGTCTTTTTATTGAATTTAATGAGCCAAATGGCATCATCTTCTAACTCGCTATCCTGAGTTTTGATGACAGTGGTTTTTAAGTACATGAACAAAAAGCAACCTGAAAACAATAAAGTTGAGATTGAGGAAACCAAAATCAGAGCGGCTGTTTTTTTAATATACTATTTTTGCTTTCAGTTAGCCAGACTACAATGAACATAGAAACCATGATCGAAACCGAACGATTGATAATACGGCCGCTCACCGGCAACCAGTTGGACAGCTATATGCGATGCGACAACTCATTGGAAATTGAGCTCAACCTCAACCTTAACCTCAATCCTTCACAACGCACCATCCCGGCTGAGTTACAGGAAGCCCTCGAACAGGTCATTCTCCCCGCTGTGGCAGATAAAGAGAAAAATTACCTATTCTCGACACTTTGGACAATGATCCTAAAAACCGAGAACCGGATGACTGGCGACTTGTGCTTTTACGGCGAACCCAATCCCGAAGGAGAAATTGAAATTGGTTACGGAACCTACGATGAATTTCAAAACCTAGGCCTGATGACCGAAGCGCTGTCCGGCATGATCCGCTGGGTGCAGACCTGTCCCAATGTCCTTGCCATAACGGCCTCCACCGAAAAAACCAACCCAGCCTCCTTTAGAGTGCTGGAAAAGAATAATTTTATCAAAGTTGGCGAAACCGAAACAATGTGGAAGTGGAGGAGGGTGGTGAGGAACTCATAAAACAAATAGTATCATAGGGAACATAAAAAAACACATCGCAATTCGTGAATGTGCATTTCTAATCTTACTCCCCGTACTTCAGAAGAAACTCGGGGTTGATGGCTTTGAAGCTGACGCGGTTGTTGTGGAGGTTGTTGTCGGTCAGGCCAACGTCGGTGATCTCCCGCAGCGGCCTGATGACGATACCTTCGGCCCACACGTCGGGACAGAGGAGGCTTTTGATGGTGGCGCGCCGGATGATGGCTTCGATGTCGTTTTCGAGGATGTAATCGGTAGCGACCACGGGAACCATCGGCAATTGCAGCGTTTCGATAAGTTGTTTCAGTTCGTAATAGTTCAGGTACTTTGCTGTGTCAATCTCGAAAGCATTGAAAACGACGATTGTTTGTCCTCTCAGCCTCAGTTTGTTGCTTTGTATCCCTTCGCCGATCAGTTCCCCCTGCAAGGCCATGTTTTTGCCGAGTGAGCGCAGTTTGTTTTCGATGTCAAGTTCCCGGGCTACCTTCCAGAGGCTGTTTTCGTCGTCTTCGAGCAGTTCGAGGTTGCGGCTGGCCACGCCAAATTCGTTGTTGTTCAGGTAGTAGGTCACCGAGCTGCCGTCCACCTTTTCGGTGATGTAGCATTTTTCGCCTTTGTATTTGTCGAGCACGTCCTGCAACACCTGCACCCGCGTTTCGTCGGTTTTGGGGATAAACCACGGGAATTTGCCTTTGACGGTTCCGCTCAGGTAGGCGGGGATCGGGGGTTCGTATTTAATAACCCCGAGCGCCGCGGTGCAATCGGCGTCCTCTTTTATCTCAAAATCTTCCGGCAGTATGGAAAGCGGAAAGCAAATGCCCTGAGATATCTGGCCGCGCAGCCTGATGGTTTTTATCCTCATTCCCCGCGGTTTCAAAAACTCAAATTCGGGACGGTCGGGCATGATGCTGTCAATTTCGCAATACACGGCGAGGTCGCCCACATGGTAATCGCCTTTTTTCACCACCAGTTGCCAGCCCAGCACGGTCGCCCGTTCGATGGCGTCGGCGCCTTCGATCGGGTCTAACGCTTTGATTTTTTGGATACTTGCTAATTTTCTCATGGTTGATTGTTGTTAAGCCATTGATCTCTTTTTAGGTAAAAGAGAAATCAATGGATACCTGGTGCTCAGGATTTAAGTTTTTCATTCAACCCGACATTCAGCGGGCGTTTGGGGTCGCCGGCCAGGTGCAAGGTCTGGGTGGGGAATGCAAAATCAATTCCTGCGGCGTTGAAGCGCCGGATGATTTCGAAGTTCACTTTTTCGGTAAAGGCCATATAACCCCAGTAATCCGGCGGGTGATACCAGTAAGTTACCTCTAAATTAAGCGAGGTGGAGTTGAACTCGTTGAAATAGACGCGCGGTGGCAGTTCCGGATTCATTCCCTCATGGTTATCAAGGATTTCCTTGAGGATATCAATGGCTTTCTGGATTTTTTCGGGTGGTGTGTCGTAGGTGATCGTGATGTTGGCGAGCCTTCGGATAAAAGGGCGCTGGCCGATATTACGGATTGTCCGGTTGGCCAATTCTCCATTGGGGATGGTTACCACATGGCCATCGAGAGTTCGGATGTTGGTGCTTCGCAGCCCGATGGACTCGATGGTTCCTTCGTGCCCGTCAACAGCTACCCGCTGACCAATTTCGAAGGGCTTATCTCCTGCGATTACAAAAGAGCCGATAAAATGCTTCAGGGTGTCCTGTGCCGCCAGTGCAATGGCCAAACTACCAATTCCAAGACCGGCAATGACAGTGGTGATGGGTTTATCGTACAACACCTGGAAAATCTGCAGGATTACCATAATGATTACCGAAAGCCTCAAGGTTTTGCGGATCACCGGGATAAACATCCGGTTTACGGAGGCTTTTTCCTGCTTGTCAACCATTGTGGCGAACCACACACCCGGCACATCAATCAATTGGTATATAATATATCCTATCGAAATAACAATCAGAATCTTTTTAACAGCAACCAGTGTTTCATGGTATTGCTCGGGAATGAGCAGGATGTTGCTTCCAATTACAAGCCCGATGACGACGAGGAAAAAGGTAACGGAATTGGCAATGGCGCCGAGAAAGCTTGCATAAACCGGGTTTTCGGCAAGTAACTGCCTGTTCGATGCTTTTTTGGTGAGATACCGGACCAGTTTGCCAACAAGAAAAAGAACCAATATCAGCGTAAACAAAGTCAGATAACGCTGCCAGGCAAGATCGCTGGTGGCTATTTGAAAACCAGAGAGAAAGTTATCCATTGCAAACATGTTTTATCATTTTGTTTGGGAGGTAAACGATTTAAAGCTGGGGTTATTTTTAATTGAGATAGTATCCCCTTGCGCAGTACTTAAGCTTGTCATCTCGTGTTGCAATAATGGGCAAGTTCAAGACAACCAAATCACAAATGACATACAAGTTCAAAAACTTTAATTTCTGACTTTTACAACATTGTCCTTTGGTATTTAATTATAAATTTGCCGGTAGATTATTAGAAAAAACATATCAATCTTAGAGGCTAATTCTGAAAATGAAAATATGAGTACGGCAAAAATATCCATACGATTTTTTGACGACCGCGAAGTTCGTGCAGTTTGGGACGAAGATAACGCCAGGTGGTGGTTTTCGGTGTTGGATATTGTTGCCGTACTCACCGACCAAAACGACTATTCTAAAACACGCAACTACTGGAAATACCTTAAAGCGAAGTTAAAGAAAGAAAATAGCCAAGTGGTTAGTGTTACTACCCAGTTGAAATTCCTTGCACCGGACGGAAAAAAGCGTTTAGCCGATATGTTGGATTACAACGGCATTATTGCATTGGGCAAAGAGTTTCCGGGCAAAAAAGCAAACCGGTTTATTGAATGGTTTACTTACAGTGATGAAAGCATAGACGGAAAAAGTAAAACAAAAGCGTATGCCTTGTTTGATAGTTCGTTTATAAACAGTATTGAAGTTGGCACCACCAAAGGCCTTCAGCAAATTCATGCATATTTGTTTGGCGGCTTGTATGATTTTGCAGGACAAATAAGGCAAAAGAACATTTCAAAAGGGGGTTTTCAATTTGCCGTATCACGTTTTTTGGGCGAAACATTAAATCAAATAGAAGCAATGCCCGAAACTACATTTGACGAAATCGTGAATAAATATGTTGAAATGAATATTGCACACCCGTTTATGGAAGGCAACGGCAGAAGCACTCGGATATGGCTGGATCTGATGTTGAAAAAACGCCTGAAAAAATGTGTAGATTGGAGTAAAATTGGCAAAAGAGATTACATGAATGCGATGATGCATAGCCCAGCAAACAGCAGCGCGCTGAAAAAACGGTTGAAAAACGCCCTAACCAACAAAATCAACGACCGCGAAATGTTTTTGAAAGGAATCGACTATTCGTATTACTACGAAGAAAATGACTGAAATAAAAATATTTTGCATAAACAGAGCAACAGGATAGCCAACTCAAAATATTCAATATGCCAATCGTGTTGGAATTGGTTATTTAAAGTCCCAGGCATTAAATTATACTTCAACAGACAGACAAATACTACTGGCCAAATTTCCAACCGAAAGGATCGCCATTAGAGAATCTACCGGTTGTTAATCTTTCATCCACTCGAACAGCCGGTATCGGTTTCCATCCATCCCCATATTCTCGTAAACTTTTGATGCAGTGTGGTTGTGATGGATCATATAAAGGCGTATGCCGGATATCTGATTGTTATGTTCGACCAATGATTTTACATGGTTGTACATTTTTCTGAAAACGCCCTGCCGGCGGAATTCCGGGATCACATACACCGATTGCAGCCACCAGACCTGCGAGTTGCGCCAGTCGCTCCATTCGTAGGTCACCATCTGGCTGGCGATGATCCGATTGTTGCATTCAGCTACAAAGTAACGTCCCAGGTTGGGATTGCTGAAAACGGCGACTACCCCGGCGTTGATCATAGCCTCTTCCAGTTTTACATTTTCAGTTTCCGTAGCCATAGCAATCTGGAATCCCGCAATGGTTTCCCAGTCGGAAGGCTGTGCCGGGCGGACGGTTATTTCCATTTTTTTATTCTTTTCCATAAAAATAATCTTTGTCGTTTGCTCGTTTGATACCTGTTTGTTTTAGGTATAACTAATTTTATTAATTAACTTACTACTTGCATAAACTCCCCCTCGTGGGGAGTTTTTTTTTATGCCTGGTTTTGTGTTTCAACGTTTTATTTTTTAATTAGTGACTGCAAGAAAACTCTTAATGTTGACAATCATTGTTTGCCCCAACCCTAAAAGGAGCAATGATTTTCAACGATTTACTCCCTTTAGGGTGGGGTAATTAAATCGTTGAAAATCATATTCAGGGTGTTTTCTGGCTGTCACTAATCAATGCATCATACATGATCTCAATCGGGTGAAATGCTTTACGTCCGGTTCCGTCTTTGATCTGGTGACGGCAGGAGGTTCCGGGTGCAGCTATGATGACTTCTTCGGGAGTTTTGCGGATCGCTGGGAAAAGCACCAGCTCACCCACCTGCATCGAAACATCGTAATGCTCAGCCTCATAACCGAATGAGCCGGCCATCCCGCAACAACCCGATTTAATCTCTTCCACTTCAAAATTTGCAGGGAGCGACAACATTACTTTTGTAGGTGCGATGGAAGCCAGCGATTTCTGATGGCAATGCCCGTGCAGCTTTATTTTCTTCGAATCGTTAGTGAATTGTTCAGCAATGATCCGGCCGGCATTTAGCTCGCGTTCAAAAAACTCATCAAACATCAGTGCATGCTTGGCCAGCCGGCGTGCATCTTCTTTTAAAGACTGATCAACCAGGTCCGGGTATTCATCCCTGAACGACAGTATTCCGGATGGTTCGATACCGATCAGCGGGGTTTCTTGAGTGATCAGATTTTTAAAAACTTGTACGTTGAAGTTGGCCAGTTGCTGCGCTTTTCTGACCAGCCCCTTCGAGAGGAACGTCCGCCCGCTTTCCTTATGCCTGGCAGTCTTTACGGTATAGCCAAGCCGCGTCAGCAACTCCACCGCTTTGATCCCGATTTCGGTGTCGTTGTATTCGGTGAATTCATCTACGAAAAGATAAACTGACCCTTTGGTTTCAATTCCGTTTTGTAATCTGGTAAGATTTTTTTGCAGCCAGTGGTTTAGCGTAAATCTGTAAAGAAGGGGAATACTGCGTTTTGGGGCAAATCCGAGCATTCGCTTTAGCAATCCGGATGTAAATCTGTTGGTGAAGAAAAAGTTGGTGAGCCCCGGAATGATCATCCCAAGCCGGTTGAGCGATGAAATGTAGGCGATGGCGCGGGTTCGCAGCGGGATGCCGTGCTCGTCGTACCAGTGCTGGAGGAACTCGGCTTTGTACCTGGCCATGTCAACGCTCGAAGGGCACTCGGATTTGCACCCTTTGCACGACAGGCAAAGGTCCATCACATTGTAGATTTCCTTGTGGTTGAACGGGTTATTTTTCGGGGAATGGGTGAGGAACTCACGAAGAGTGTTGGCGCGGGCGCGGGTAGTATCGTTTTCGTTACGGGTAGCCATATAGCTGGGACACATCGTGCCACCGACAATCTCCGTTTTCCGGCAGTCGCCCGATCCGTTGCATTTTTCCACTGCCCGCATCATGCCCATGTCGGCGGAGAAATCGAAAATTGTATTGACTTCCCTGGTCATCTTTTCCGGCTCATAACGCAAGCTGGTTGTAATCGAAGGAGTATCGGTAATTTTTCCCGGATTGAAGATATGATGCGGGTCCCATGTGTTTTTTATTTCCTTCAGCAACCGGTAGTTATGCTCGCCAACCATGAGCGGGATGAACTCTCCGCGAAGCCTGCCGTCGCCGTGTTCTCCACTGAGCGATCCCCTGTATTTTTTGACGAGTAGGGCGGTTTCGCGGGCGATCATGTAAAATAGCTTTAAATCCGCCGTTTTCTTCAGATCGAGGACGGGTCGCAGGTGCAATTCGCCGGTGGCGATGTGGGCGTGGTAAACAGCAGTAAGGTCGTATTTTTTGAGTAGTTTTTTAAATTCAGCCAAATATTGTGGCAGCAACTTCGGATTAACCGCTGTATCTTCGACCAGCGAAACCGGCTTTGCATCGCCCGGCATGTTGGAAAGCAGGCCAAGACCAGCTTTGCGCAATGTCCACACCCTGTTAATATCAGTTCCGAAAATGACCGGAAAGTGATAACCATAACCGGCAGCTCTCATTTCGGCCTCCATGGCAGTGGCAATGGTCAGGATTTCTTCTTTCGTTTCCCTTGCAAATTCGATAATCAGGATGGCGGCTGGATCTCCTTGCACAAAGAACCGGTTTTTGGCCTGCTCCAGGTTATCTTTGGTTTGTTGTAAAATGATATTGTCCATCAGTTCCACCGCCCCTGGCTTATGGTCTAGTGCGATCAAATTGGCCTCGAAAGCTTCTTCGAGGGTTTTGAAATGCACACACACCAGCCCTTTCGTTTTTGGAGGCAGCGGCACCAGGTTGAGTTTTATTTCGGTAGTAAAAGCCAACGTTCCCTCTGAACCTGCCAATAACTTGCAGAAATTGAATTTTTCGTTGCTTTCGATAAAAGTCTCTGCCCTGAGCAGAAGATCAATGGCATAACCGGTATTTCTTCTGCTAATGAGGGGATCGGGATATTCCTGATTTATTATATTCCTGTTGGCCTTTGGCGATAAAATCCCGGCAATGTTGCGGTAAATCTTGTTTTCAAGCCGATTTCCAACCTGTTTTTTTTCAAATTCCTCTTTGGTTAATTCTCCAAAGACAGCCTCTGTTCCATCACTCAAAATCACTTCCAATTCAAGGGTATGATCACGCGTGCTGCCATAGATCAGCGAATGAGCGCCGCACGAGTTGTTTCCCACCATACCGCCAATCACGCACCGGTTTGAAGTACTTGTTTCGGGACCAAAAAAGAGCCCGTAAGGTTCAAGGGCAATATTCAGTTCGTCGAGCACCACACCGGGTTCCACGCGCACCCAGCGTTCTTCAGCATTAATTTCGATAATCCGGTTCATGTATTTGGTAATGTCTACCACTATACCGTTGCCCACCACCTGGCCTGCCAGCGAAGTGCCTGCGCCGCGGGGGATGAGCGGGATCTGGTGCTCTCCGGCAAAAAGTACCAGTTTACGGATGTCACTTTTATTTTTTGGACGTATAACAGCCACCGGCATTTCGCGATAGGCCGAAGCATCGGTGGCATAAAGGATTCGGGTGGCGTTATCGGTGAACAAGTCACCCTCAAGGGTTGGTTTGAGTTTTTTGAGTTCGATGAGTGCTGTTGATCTATCCATGAAATAATGCAAATTTTAGCTTGTAAAAGTACAAAATTAACTATTGGAGGCACTATAGGTTATTATCGATCAATGATTATGTCAGCCATTTAAAAAGTTAATTTTGCAGCAATCCATGAAACGCTTAAAAAACCTGCTAAATGTTACCGATCCAGGATTTCTGGCTGCGAAAAGAAGCCTGAAAACGCTCCTGGCGATCTTACTTTCGCTGATCATTTATTACAATCAGCCAAAAATGGCCTTGCTGGCAGTGATTGCCGCATTGCTTTTCAGCCGTTCGCAAACCGGAACTACCATCGAAGAACGTAAATTCACCATGGTGCTCACGGGTTTACTGATGACCATGCTTTCGGTGCCGGTTTCGCTGATTTCAAACGATGAACCGCTCTCTGTTGCCTTTGTCTTTCTGTTTGCCTTTTGTGTCTTTTTCTTTATCGGGCTGAAAATGATTCCCGAGTTTCCGGCCATTGTCATCTTGTCGCTGAGTGTTGTGGAAATGGCATTTTCACATACCGTTGGGTCAGGGCTGAAATATTCAGGGCTGTTTCTTTTGGTTACCGGCCTGGTCTTCATCCTTCATTTCCTGGTTTTTCCTACCCGGCCGCGCAGGCGGCTGCAGCTGCAAACCGGCTTTATGTTGCAAAACCTGGAACATCATTTTCATATCATCACCAACACTTACCCTGACCTGGACACAGCTATTGCTGCAAACCAGGAAAGCAGCGCCAAAGTTAAAAAGTCGCTGAATGAGTTCCGGAGGCTTTGGCAGTTGTTTCGCATTTCGGCCACCTCAGAGGACACGGATGAAGGGCGTTTGATGAAACTTTCGCTTTCTGCTGAAAAAGTGTTCGATTACCTCGTGATGCTTTGGCAATTCAGAGCTGGGGCATGGAAATCGGCACTTTACAGGAAATTAATCCTCGAACAGCCACTGGTCAGCGAGATTTTCAATGCCATAATCACATCGCTGCACCCTGAGACCTGCGGAAAAAACAACGAAGTGCTCAAAGGGCTGTCCAATCAGATCGAAATAGTGCGGAAAGAGTATCTGGCGAAATTTTCCACTGATTCGGACAAACCAGATCCGGAAGAGTGGGAAGCTGTCCTTAATACGTTGAAAACGCTGAATGCCATGATCTCGGAGCTCATGCTTTTTCGCCCTGATATGACCATTGCTGTTCCGCATTTTTCGATAAAAACCAAATGGAGTAGTTTCCTCGCCGGGCTAAAAGAAATCCCGTCAAAGCTCAGGTGGAAAAATGCTGCTTTCCGGTTTGGGTTGCGATCGGCGCTGATCATTGGCATTGCCCAGGCTTTTTTTAGGTATGTTGAACCGGAGTATGGCTACTGGCTTGTGCTTTTTGCCGTGCTGCTGATCAGGCCTAACCTTGGAATTTCCATTAAAAACGGCCGGGACCGTCTGTTGGCAACCGTGATCGGGGGTGCAGCAGCTTATGTCTTCTTACTATTCATTCCTGTCGAAGGTATTGTATTTTACACGGCATTGTTCATCGCCGTGTACCTGATGGTTTGGTTTGCCAATCTTGACAAGCCTTTCCTGATGGTTATTGCGCTCACATTTCTGATGATCAGCGTATTTACCATGCTTTATTCGGGCAGCGAACAATTGATTTTACTCAGGATCATCTACACTGCCGGTATTGTCCTCCTGGTTATTGTTGCATCCTCGCTGCTCTGGCCCGACCGTGCCCGCAAAAAGTTGGCAGCCACATTGGCCGGCACACTCGAAAAGGAGCGGGATTACTTTATACTGATAGTCAATTCATTGGGTTCCACTGAAAATTTGTCAAAAAAAACTGCCCTCAGATCATCCCTGGATTCCCAGTTGAAAAAACTTGATGTGGTCATGGAAGCCTCTAAAAGTGAAGTATTACAGGTGAAAACACTCTCGCACGGGATAAAAATCCGGATTTACATCAAAAGGTTGCTCAACACCCTGCATTCCCTCGACCTGAATACCTCCCCAGAAAAACCTCTGCATGATTTCGGTGAAATGGTGCAGGTAATCGAGAAATTTGCAGCCAAAGTCAGCCAGGCTTTCGACTCACTAATTTTGGCGCTGAGGACCTTATCCTATCCCGAAAATTTTCCTGAATTGGAAAATGAACTCGCCTCAATCATCCATCATTACCGGTTAATCAATAGCATCCGGCGGGAGGGAGGCAGTGAATTGCTCGACCATTGGCATCACACGGCCTTCCTCTGGAACCTCAAACCCCTGATTAACGAACTTGAAGGGATCAGGAAGGAAATCCTTCAGAAAATGAACGGGTTGTAATCACTAACCTGGATAAAACTGAAACTACTCCGTAGGAGTCCTGTGGACAAAATACAATCAACAAATCTCAAATAAAATTCAATGTCCAAAGGATCAAAAATCCAAACATTGAATAAGGATATTAATATTGAAGTGAAGAGTTTCGTATTTAAATTCTTGGAATTTAGTATTTATTTATGTTTTGGAATTTGTCATGTGAAAATTCTGCCAAAAAAAGCAAGAAATTAAAAAATAAAATATTAAAAGGGCAATCCTTTCAGGTTGAAAAGCAGAAAATCGGTCATTTTCCGGTACAGATGAAAGCGGGTATTCTGACCGGTGTAAATGCCGTGGTTGGAATTGGGATAGACCATCAGTTCGAAATCCTTATCCGCAGCTACCAACGCTGTGATCAGGTCGTAGGTGTTCTCAGGATGAACGTTATCGTCGGACATGCCATGGATGAGCAGGTATTTCCCTTTCAGTTTTTCTACATGGTTAATGGGTGAGTTGTCGTCGTAGCCATCCGGATTTTCCTGCGGTGTGCGCATGAAACGCTCGGTGTAAATGTTGTCATAAAACCGCCAGTTGGTAACAGGCGCTACAGCAATGGCCACATCGAAAATGTCGGCGCCCTTGGTGATGCAGAGCGTTGACATATATCCGCCGTAACTCCAGCCAAAAACA from Bacteroidales bacterium includes these protein-coding regions:
- a CDS encoding FAD-binding protein, which codes for MDRSTALIELKKLKPTLEGDLFTDNATRILYATDASAYREMPVAVIRPKNKSDIRKLVLFAGEHQIPLIPRGAGTSLAGQVVGNGIVVDITKYMNRIIEINAEERWVRVEPGVVLDELNIALEPYGLFFGPETSTSNRCVIGGMVGNNSCGAHSLIYGSTRDHTLELEVILSDGTEAVFGELTKEEFEKKQVGNRLENKIYRNIAGILSPKANRNIINQEYPDPLISRRNTGYAIDLLLRAETFIESNEKFNFCKLLAGSEGTLAFTTEIKLNLVPLPPKTKGLVCVHFKTLEEAFEANLIALDHKPGAVELMDNIILQQTKDNLEQAKNRFFVQGDPAAILIIEFARETKEEILTIATAMEAEMRAAGYGYHFPVIFGTDINRVWTLRKAGLGLLSNMPGDAKPVSLVEDTAVNPKLLPQYLAEFKKLLKKYDLTAVYHAHIATGELHLRPVLDLKKTADLKLFYMIARETALLVKKYRGSLSGEHGDGRLRGEFIPLMVGEHNYRLLKEIKNTWDPHHIFNPGKITDTPSITTSLRYEPEKMTREVNTIFDFSADMGMMRAVEKCNGSGDCRKTEIVGGTMCPSYMATRNENDTTRARANTLREFLTHSPKNNPFNHKEIYNVMDLCLSCKGCKSECPSSVDMARYKAEFLQHWYDEHGIPLRTRAIAYISSLNRLGMIIPGLTNFFFTNRFTSGLLKRMLGFAPKRSIPLLYRFTLNHWLQKNLTRLQNGIETKGSVYLFVDEFTEYNDTEIGIKAVELLTRLGYTVKTARHKESGRTFLSKGLVRKAQQLANFNVQVFKNLITQETPLIGIEPSGILSFRDEYPDLVDQSLKEDARRLAKHALMFDEFFERELNAGRIIAEQFTNDSKKIKLHGHCHQKSLASIAPTKVMLSLPANFEVEEIKSGCCGMAGSFGYEAEHYDVSMQVGELVLFPAIRKTPEEVIIAAPGTSCRHQIKDGTGRKAFHPIEIMYDALISDSQKTP
- a CDS encoding FUSC family protein; its protein translation is MKRLKNLLNVTDPGFLAAKRSLKTLLAILLSLIIYYNQPKMALLAVIAALLFSRSQTGTTIEERKFTMVLTGLLMTMLSVPVSLISNDEPLSVAFVFLFAFCVFFFIGLKMIPEFPAIVILSLSVVEMAFSHTVGSGLKYSGLFLLVTGLVFILHFLVFPTRPRRRLQLQTGFMLQNLEHHFHIITNTYPDLDTAIAANQESSAKVKKSLNEFRRLWQLFRISATSEDTDEGRLMKLSLSAEKVFDYLVMLWQFRAGAWKSALYRKLILEQPLVSEIFNAIITSLHPETCGKNNEVLKGLSNQIEIVRKEYLAKFSTDSDKPDPEEWEAVLNTLKTLNAMISELMLFRPDMTIAVPHFSIKTKWSSFLAGLKEIPSKLRWKNAAFRFGLRSALIIGIAQAFFRYVEPEYGYWLVLFAVLLIRPNLGISIKNGRDRLLATVIGGAAAYVFLLFIPVEGIVFYTALFIAVYLMVWFANLDKPFLMVIALTFLMISVFTMLYSGSEQLILLRIIYTAGIVLLVIVASSLLWPDRARKKLAATLAGTLEKERDYFILIVNSLGSTENLSKKTALRSSLDSQLKKLDVVMEASKSEVLQVKTLSHGIKIRIYIKRLLNTLHSLDLNTSPEKPLHDFGEMVQVIEKFAAKVSQAFDSLILALRTLSYPENFPELENELASIIHHYRLINSIRREGGSELLDHWHHTAFLWNLKPLINELEGIRKEILQKMNGL